A single window of Zea mays cultivar B73 chromosome 10, Zm-B73-REFERENCE-NAM-5.0, whole genome shotgun sequence DNA harbors:
- the LOC100286175 gene encoding ATP binding protein encodes MPSRLLQQPLPPAAPPPPPLLAHSQHRRHALLTATIASAVAAVALLLLLVVLLRRRRLRIPTLPCSPLLDSGRPLRRYSRRTLRRATGGFHPSRLLGSGAASPVYLATFPDASLAAVKTCASAHELHLLASLPESPRLVSLHGYSPGPGSGGGAAERPLLLVFEYMPQGSLQGALFGGGDAAARDGQFLDWQKRLAIIRDVARALAFLHVECQPPVVHGDLKPSNVLLDANFRAKVADFGLARFKTPDAIAASGAAGDDFMSQELGEAGDHLSTTASAAGGAKTDTKDDSGPAGAWGKEWWWKQDGSGELDSRDYVAEWIGSQICPERNPDWVNENEDAANERKNSPSGTHENAVSASPPEDKNNTDCNGNVDVARKEGTKMREWWKEEFFEEMSKKGGSFEKRRSGGKPWIRSISMNTGHGDTNGGESNSVDLSFRRSRKRSRRRGRSVGSDVHSGCGGDFLSRELSSTTSMRGTVCYVAPECGGGPFEHGSDLLEKADVYSFGVLVLVILSGRRPLHILSSPMKLEKANLVSWCRQLARAGNVLELMDERLAGGYDKDQATKCVQLALLCLQRQPELRPDSKDIVKILDGDMELPPAPVEFSPSPRLRPFPRSSRRPAQPDAAE; translated from the coding sequence ATGCCTTCCCGCCTTCTCCAGCAGCCCCTCCCTCCAGCTGCTCCACCGCCGCCTCCCTTGCTTGCCCATAGTCAACACCGCCGCCACGCCCTCCTCACCGCCACCATCGCTTCCGCAGTGGCCGCAGTAGCTTTGTTGCTCTTGCTCGTTGTCCTCCTCCGGCGGCGGAGGCTCCGGATCCCCACACTCCCGTGCTCCCCGCTGTTGGACTCCGGTCGCCCGCTCCGGCGTTACTCCCGCCGCACGCTTCGCCGCGCCACGGGCGGGTTCCACCCGTCCCGCCTCCTCGGCAGTGGCGCCGCCTCGCCCGTCTACCTCGCCACCTTCCCCGACGCCTCGCTCGCCGCTGTGAAGACGTGCGCGTCGGCGCACGAGCTCCACCTCCTCGCGTCGCTCCCTGAATCCCCTCGCCTCGTTTCCCTCCATGGCTACTCGCCCGGCCCGGGCTCCGGCGGCGGCGCTGCCGAGCGCCCGCTCCTCCTTGTCTTCGAGTACATGCCACAGGGATCCCTTCAGGGCGCGCTATTCGGAGGCGGCGACGCCGCTGCCCGCGATGGCCAGTTCCTGGACTGGCAGAAGCGGCTCGCCATCATCCGTGACGTGGCGCGCGCGCTCGCCTTTCTCCACGTTGAGTGCCAGCCGCCCGTCGTGCACGGCGACCTCAAGCCCAGCAACGTCCTCCTCGACGCTAACTTCCGCGCCAAGGTCGCCGATTTCGGCCTCGCGCGCTTCAAGACTCCCGATGCAATCGCCGCGTCTGGTGCTGCCGGGGACGATTTCATGAGCCAAGAACTCGGCGAAGCCGGCGACCACCTCTCCACCACCGCCTCCGCTGCCGGCGGGGCCAAAACGGACACAAAGGATGATTCTGGCCCGGCTGGTGCGTGGGGGAAGGAGTGGTGGTGGAAGCAGGATGGTAGCGGTGAGCTTGACTCGAGGGATTACGTCGCCGAGTGGATTGGCAGCCAAATCTGCCCGGAGAGGAACCCGGATTGGGTCAACGAGAACGAAGACGCCGCCAACGAACGTAAGAACTCTCCCTCGGGTACGCACGAAAACGCTGTGTCAGCCTCGCCGCCCGAGGACAAGAACAACACCGACTGCAATGGCAATGTGGACGTCGCCAGGAAGGAGGGGACCAAGATGAGGGAGTGGTGGAAAGAGGAGTTCTTTGAAGAGATGagcaagaagggaggaagcttcgaGAAGCGGCGCTCCGGCGGCAAACCGTGGATCCGTTCGATCAGCATGAACACGGGCCACGGCGACACCAACGGCGGCGAGAGCAATTCTGTGGACCTGAGCTTCCGGAGAAGCCGGAAGCGGAGCCGGCGGCGCGGCCGGTCAGTGGGCAGCGACGTCCACAGCGGATGCGGCGGGGACTTCCTCAGCCGGGAGCTTAGCAGCACGACGAGCATGCGCGGCACGGTGTGCTACGTTGCGCCGGAGTGCGGCGGCGGGCCTTTTGAGCACGGCAGCGATCTGCTGGAGAAAGCCGACGTGTACAGCTTCGGCGTTCTCGTGCTAGTGATCTTGTCCGGTCGGCGGCCGCTGCACATCCTGTCGTCGCCGATGAAGCTGGAGAAGGCGAACCTAGTGAGCTGGTGCCGGCAGCTGGCGCGAGCCGGGAACGTGCTCGAGCTCATGGATGAGCGGCTGGCCGGCGGCTACGACAAGGACCAGGCCACCAAGTGCGTGCAGCTCGCGCTGCTCTGCCTGCAGCGGCAGCCGGAGCTCCGGCCGGACAGCAAGGACATCGTCAAGATCCTCGACGGCGACATGGAACTTCCGCCGGCGCCGGTGGAGTTCTCACCGTCGCCCCGCCTGCGGCCTTTCCCGCGGTCTTCGCGCCGGCCAGCACAGCCTGATGCCGCCGAGTGA